The window GCTCGAGAACCTGTTCCATCCCATCCAGGTCCTGTTGATCTTTATCGAGAACCTGCTGATCAACACGCCATGGATCATCGTTCTTGCCGCATTGGCCCTGATGATCTGGGGGCTAAGCCGAAGTTGGCAGATTGTGCTGGGCACTGTCATCTCGCTCTGCCTGATCGGCTATTTCGGCATGTGGGAAGATACGATGCGCACCATTGCGATGGTTGCGGTCTGTACCTTGATTGCCGTGGTGATCGGTATCCCCTCGGGGATCCTGATGGCGCGTTCTGATCGTGCAAATTCGATCATCACCCCGATCCTGGACATGATGCAGACGATGCCGAGCTTCGTCTATCTGATCCCGGTCGTGATGATCTTTGGTCTGGGCAAGGTGCCTGGCGTGATCGCGGTCGTGATCTATGCCGTGCCGCCGATCATCCGTCTGACCAATCTTGGCATCAGGCAGGTGCCTGCCGATGTGCTTGAGGCCGCCGATGCCTTTGGTTCGAACGGGCGGCAAAAGCTGAAGGATGTGCAATTGCCACTGGCGCTGCCCACGATCATGGCGGGGGTCAACCAGACCATCATGATGAGCCTTGCGATGGTTGTCGTGGCGTCGATGATCGGTGTGCGCGGTTTGGGTCAGCCAGTGCTGCAGGCCATCAACAACCAGTATTTCACCCTTGGGGTGATGAACGGATTGGCCATCGTCGCGATTGCGATCATCTTTGACCGGGCCACCCAGGCCTATGGCAAACGGCTGCAAAAACATCTGGAGGCCGTGCATGGCTGAGGCAATTCACGATATTCAGATCAATCACCTTTACAAGATCTTTGGTCCCAATGGCGCAAGCCATGTCGACAAGGTGAAAGCCGGGATGACCAAGGACGAGTTGAAGGCCAAATACAACCATGTGCTGGGGCTGGACGACATCAATCTGACCATTCCGGCCGGGCGGATTCAGGTTGTCATGGGGCTGTCGGGGTCGGGGAAATCGACCCTGATCCGCCATATCAACCGGTTGATCGAACCGACCGCCGGGGAGGTGGTCTTTGACGGTCAGGATATCGTCCAGATGTCCGAGCGCGAATTGCTGCAATTCCGGCGTGAAAAGACCGGCATGGTGTTTCAGAAGTTCGCACTGTTTCCTCATCGCACGGTGCTCGAGAACACGATCTATGGTCTCAAGCTGCGTGGGGTCAGCGACAAGGAAGCGAT of the Paracoccus seriniphilus genome contains:
- a CDS encoding ABC transporter permease, which gives rise to MDFVDFPAMGRADLRGLRITIDTAFREFTRAYGETLENLFHPIQVLLIFIENLLINTPWIIVLAALALMIWGLSRSWQIVLGTVISLCLIGYFGMWEDTMRTIAMVAVCTLIAVVIGIPSGILMARSDRANSIITPILDMMQTMPSFVYLIPVVMIFGLGKVPGVIAVVIYAVPPIIRLTNLGIRQVPADVLEAADAFGSNGRQKLKDVQLPLALPTIMAGVNQTIMMSLAMVVVASMIGVRGLGQPVLQAINNQYFTLGVMNGLAIVAIAIIFDRATQAYGKRLQKHLEAVHG